One genomic region from Croceicoccus sp. YJ47 encodes:
- a CDS encoding TonB-dependent receptor plug domain-containing protein, which yields MAFREALRSGISISAITATLAFAGGAMPGTAFAQTTQPATPEVTDEARPVTDPDKTGDNVIVVTGFRASLETAVAEKKLSDQIVESITAEDIGKLPDASIGESIARLPGLAAQRLNGRANVVAIRGFGPDFSQTLLNG from the coding sequence ATTTCGCGAGGCGCTTCGCAGCGGCATCAGCATTTCCGCAATCACCGCCACCCTGGCCTTTGCCGGGGGCGCGATGCCGGGCACGGCATTCGCGCAGACGACGCAGCCCGCAACGCCCGAGGTCACGGACGAAGCCCGCCCCGTCACCGATCCCGACAAGACCGGGGACAATGTGATCGTCGTCACCGGTTTTCGTGCCAGCCTCGAAACCGCGGTCGCGGAAAAGAAACTCTCCGACCAGATCGTGGAATCGATCACGGCGGAGGACATTGGCAAGCTTCCGGATGCGTCGATCGGCGAATCGATCGCGCGTCTTCCCGGCCTTGCGGCACAAAGGCTGAACGGCCGCGCCAATGTCGTGGCGATCCGCGGTT